In Myxococcales bacterium, a single genomic region encodes these proteins:
- a CDS encoding serine/threonine protein kinase: protein MKSEAQAGTTARTPSMIGLACEEGTISLPAPAPPSTVSATEERTLTAPLVASVGSSRYRVLLELGRGGMATAFLAAQAGPAGFRKLVVVKQLHPDLALEPELLQMFLDEARLAARIDHPNVVHTYEVSVEGDRPFIAMEYIEGQSLEGIARRARAASEPRTAFPLNLHLLVLRQILEGLHFAHELKDFDGSPLGIVHRDISPHNVMVSYEGHAVLVDFGIAKAKSTTSHTATGSIKGKSAYMAPEQFEGKGVDRRADVFAVGVMFWQALTGQRLFAGRSDADIQHAVSTGVPKPSSVVPDVPGDLEAVCMKALAPRREERHASAAEFLLALEACIDADRSRRATSRELATHLQATFGDARAKVRRAVEEALAKPSTAEPAKPLATPARSGPLRSPLAVYALGALFAGLAFVGGRLARSPDAPRTDLSEQALLLVRSSPEAHVLVDDAALVGSPAEGSFRRDGSRHLVRVEAPGHEPYSEWLTLSAARIVMDVGLRRASEPKETLGAALTAATAAVAQPPSSSVVAGGRTIAGSNAGQKTPRVGAASATPVASTAPASSAPAAAPPRTGIQVDLDKDNPFKRGTP, encoded by the coding sequence ATGAAGAGCGAAGCACAAGCGGGGACGACGGCACGAACGCCAAGCATGATCGGTTTGGCCTGCGAAGAAGGTACCATCTCCCTGCCGGCGCCAGCGCCGCCATCGACCGTGTCCGCGACCGAAGAACGTACCCTGACGGCACCTCTCGTGGCGAGCGTTGGCTCGTCGCGCTACCGCGTGCTCTTGGAGCTTGGGCGCGGCGGCATGGCGACGGCGTTTCTCGCCGCGCAAGCAGGGCCGGCGGGCTTTCGAAAGCTCGTCGTCGTCAAGCAGCTCCATCCGGATCTCGCACTCGAGCCGGAGCTGCTTCAGATGTTTCTCGACGAGGCGCGCCTCGCGGCGCGCATCGACCACCCGAACGTGGTCCACACCTACGAGGTCTCGGTCGAGGGCGACCGGCCGTTCATCGCGATGGAGTACATCGAGGGACAAAGCCTCGAAGGCATCGCCCGTCGCGCTCGCGCAGCGAGCGAGCCGCGCACGGCGTTCCCCCTGAACCTGCACCTCCTCGTCTTGCGACAGATCCTTGAGGGGCTTCACTTCGCGCACGAGCTCAAGGACTTCGACGGCTCGCCGCTCGGCATCGTCCATCGCGACATCTCGCCGCACAACGTGATGGTGAGCTACGAGGGGCACGCGGTGCTGGTGGACTTCGGCATCGCGAAGGCGAAGAGCACGACCTCGCACACGGCGACGGGGAGCATCAAGGGCAAGAGCGCCTACATGGCGCCGGAGCAGTTCGAGGGGAAGGGCGTCGACCGGCGCGCCGACGTCTTCGCGGTCGGCGTCATGTTTTGGCAGGCGCTCACGGGGCAGCGGCTCTTCGCCGGGCGCAGCGACGCAGACATTCAGCATGCCGTCTCCACGGGCGTTCCCAAGCCGAGCAGCGTCGTGCCCGACGTGCCTGGCGACTTGGAGGCCGTCTGCATGAAGGCCCTCGCGCCGCGCCGCGAGGAGCGTCACGCGTCGGCTGCGGAGTTTCTCCTGGCCCTCGAGGCATGCATCGACGCCGACCGCTCTCGTCGCGCGACCTCGCGCGAGCTTGCGACGCACTTGCAGGCGACCTTCGGCGACGCGCGCGCGAAGGTTCGGCGCGCCGTCGAAGAGGCGCTCGCGAAGCCGAGCACGGCGGAGCCAGCGAAGCCGCTCGCGACGCCAGCGCGGTCCGGGCCTCTCCGCTCCCCGCTCGCTGTCTACGCCCTCGGTGCGCTCTTTGCGGGGCTCGCGTTCGTGGGCGGGCGCCTCGCGCGGTCTCCTGACGCGCCGCGAACCGATCTCTCGGAGCAAGCGCTCCTGCTCGTTCGCTCGTCGCCAGAAGCGCACGTCCTCGTCGATGACGCGGCGCTCGTGGGGTCGCCAGCAGAGGGCTCCTTTCGTCGCGACGGTTCGCGTCATCTCGTTCGTGTCGAGGCGCCGGGGCACGAGCCCTACTCCGAGTGGCTCACGCTCTCGGCGGCGCGCATCGTGATGGATGTTGGCTTGCGGCGCGCGTCGGAGCCGAAAGAGACGCTCGGCGCAGCTCTGACGGCGGCGACCGCTGCGGTAGCGCAACCGCCATCGTCGTCGGTGGTGGCGGGCGGCCGGACCATCGCGGGGTCAAACGCCGGGCAGAAGACGCCGCGCGTGGGTGCTGCGTCGGCGACGCCCGTCGCGTCTACCGCGCCCGCCAGCAGCGCGCCGGCCGCGGCACCGCCGCGCACCGGCATTCAAGTTGATCTCGACAAGGACAATCCCTTCAAGAGGGGTACCCCGTGA
- a CDS encoding trypsin-like serine protease, which produces MVLWTAPVWALEGAEADQVSRFTVAVCEDGPLQACKLRCTGVLIAPAVVLTARHCVTDRGGAGPNCASDVESPTREAGRFSVTMAASVGDAASDARRVVSISAPRATAPCGHDLAALTLAAPFEGPPVAPGFDLVLSSAPPFTMVGYGATDSSGGGTGTRRKTSGAKLACLGGVDRCAAFADGSTLVPGEFLLDARACSGDSGGGAITGDARVAGILSRSLESSGSACGLAVYTRLDGHALWLARAARAAPGPVPAWVEAAERRGNGPGRGIGVPCDDDADCDSALCRSKDGARSFACASSCDDSCPCVATERGGACFGPGEASGCSIAAAAPTPPGAALACLVAGLWALVSLTRKGRIGRRWPTRPRRSSP; this is translated from the coding sequence ATGGTGCTCTGGACGGCGCCGGTGTGGGCGCTCGAGGGGGCTGAGGCGGATCAGGTTTCACGATTTACGGTGGCCGTCTGCGAGGACGGCCCGCTGCAGGCATGCAAACTCCGGTGCACCGGCGTGCTCATCGCGCCAGCCGTGGTCCTCACGGCCCGACATTGTGTGACGGACCGCGGCGGTGCCGGCCCCAACTGCGCCAGCGATGTCGAGAGCCCGACGCGAGAAGCCGGCCGCTTCTCGGTGACGATGGCGGCATCCGTTGGTGACGCGGCCTCCGATGCGCGTCGCGTCGTTTCCATCTCGGCGCCGCGGGCCACGGCGCCCTGCGGCCACGACCTCGCCGCGCTCACGCTCGCGGCCCCCTTCGAGGGCCCCCCCGTGGCGCCCGGGTTCGATCTCGTCCTTTCGTCCGCGCCTCCCTTCACGATGGTCGGCTACGGCGCCACCGACAGCTCGGGCGGTGGCACCGGCACGCGCCGCAAGACGAGCGGGGCCAAGCTCGCCTGCCTCGGGGGGGTGGATCGCTGCGCCGCCTTCGCCGACGGCAGCACGCTCGTTCCCGGGGAATTCCTGCTCGACGCGCGCGCCTGCTCAGGCGATTCCGGCGGTGGAGCCATCACCGGCGACGCTCGCGTTGCTGGCATTCTCTCGCGAAGCCTGGAGTCTTCGGGCTCGGCCTGTGGACTTGCAGTCTACACGCGTCTCGACGGCCACGCCCTCTGGCTCGCTCGCGCAGCGCGCGCGGCGCCGGGCCCCGTCCCGGCTTGGGTGGAAGCCGCCGAGCGACGCGGCAACGGCCCTGGGCGGGGCATTGGCGTTCCGTGCGACGACGACGCCGACTGCGACTCAGCCTTGTGCAGAAGCAAAGACGGCGCTCGCTCCTTCGCCTGCGCGTCATCGTGCGACGACTCGTGCCCGTGCGTCGCCACGGAGCGCGGCGGCGCCTGCTTTGGCCCCGGCGAGGCAAGCGGCTGTTCCATCGCCGCAGCCGCCCCGACGCCACCCGGTGCGGCTCTTGCGTGCCTCGTGGCAGGGCTCTGGGCCCTCGTCAGTCTGACCCGAAAGGGCCGAATTGGTCGCCGCTGGCCGACGCGTCCGCGGCGCTCCTCCCCATAA
- a CDS encoding sigma 54-interacting transcriptional regulator, whose translation MSDVFETLIAKAPGPETRRTLRVLVDGSAQVTALSAAGRYVIGRGADAHVHVNHATVSRRHAELALDGESLRVTDLGSANGSRVSGKDLAANEPAALHLGELFTVGDVLCVVYEGSVELRPSRSVGRDEIADAIERAAGFYRQEGPFSVCTLSWPGAAHHLDAVATMAPPRGHIAAITENLVAVLLPRIPKAFAEKWLDGLTTLFGRSGAEISGRVTGCPEDGESLPLLCPQALQADNTALRASQRTPLSLDVTPSSGVAMQKVHDLVGQVAATPTSILILGETGVGKEVMARSIHTRSNRANGPFVALNCAALPETLLESELFGYEKGAFTGANTAKPGLIEAASGGTLFLDELGEMPLSTQAKLLRVLEERTVLRVGSVKPKAVDIRLVAATNRDLLEEIQAKRFRPDLYYRLNSIILRLPPLRERRDELRALSSLFAQKAAEALGRPTPRFPNDIHAMLERYPWPGNVRELRNAIERLVLLAQGGTVSSENLPEEIRGHLGIGSIAPRPPGRDTLVAIEDRIPSIGAGPMSPPAVRVEPGSETRPIPVFADTPPGSSPGSGPASASLEDEISRIEKARILEALEKCAGNQTRAAEMLGITRRVLIGKMEKYGMPRPRK comes from the coding sequence ATGAGCGACGTATTCGAGACGTTGATTGCCAAGGCACCGGGCCCGGAAACGCGGCGGACGCTGCGTGTTCTCGTCGACGGGAGCGCGCAAGTCACGGCGCTCTCCGCCGCCGGGAGATACGTGATCGGGCGCGGTGCGGATGCGCACGTCCACGTGAACCACGCAACGGTCTCGCGACGCCACGCTGAGCTCGCGCTCGACGGAGAGTCGCTCCGGGTAACCGATTTGGGCAGCGCCAACGGCTCGCGCGTCAGCGGCAAGGATCTCGCCGCGAACGAGCCCGCTGCGTTGCACTTGGGCGAGCTGTTCACCGTCGGCGACGTGCTGTGCGTCGTCTACGAGGGCTCCGTGGAGCTTCGGCCGAGCCGCTCGGTGGGGCGCGACGAGATCGCCGACGCCATCGAGCGCGCCGCCGGGTTCTACCGCCAAGAAGGCCCCTTCAGCGTCTGCACGTTGAGCTGGCCCGGCGCCGCGCATCACCTCGACGCCGTCGCCACGATGGCCCCACCGCGCGGTCACATCGCCGCCATCACCGAGAACCTCGTCGCGGTGCTGTTGCCGCGCATTCCGAAGGCCTTCGCAGAGAAGTGGCTCGACGGCCTGACGACGCTCTTCGGCCGAAGCGGCGCGGAGATCTCGGGCCGCGTCACCGGCTGCCCGGAGGACGGCGAGAGTCTCCCGTTGCTCTGCCCGCAGGCGCTGCAAGCCGACAACACCGCCCTCCGCGCCTCCCAGCGAACGCCGCTCAGCCTCGACGTCACGCCGTCGAGCGGTGTGGCCATGCAGAAGGTCCACGACCTCGTGGGCCAGGTTGCCGCCACACCGACGAGCATTCTCATTCTGGGCGAGACCGGCGTTGGCAAGGAGGTCATGGCGCGCTCGATTCACACGCGCTCGAACCGCGCCAACGGTCCCTTCGTCGCTCTCAACTGCGCGGCCCTGCCCGAGACCCTCCTCGAGAGCGAGCTCTTCGGTTACGAGAAGGGCGCCTTCACCGGCGCGAACACCGCGAAGCCGGGCCTCATCGAGGCCGCGAGCGGCGGAACCCTCTTCCTCGACGAACTGGGCGAGATGCCGCTCTCGACGCAGGCCAAGCTCCTCCGGGTCCTCGAGGAGCGCACCGTGCTCCGCGTCGGTAGCGTGAAGCCGAAGGCCGTCGACATCCGGCTCGTGGCCGCGACGAACCGCGATCTCTTGGAGGAGATCCAAGCGAAGCGCTTCCGGCCGGACCTCTACTACCGCCTCAATAGCATCATTTTGCGGCTCCCGCCGCTCCGCGAGCGGCGCGACGAGCTGCGTGCACTCTCCAGCCTTTTTGCGCAGAAAGCGGCGGAGGCGCTGGGTCGACCCACGCCGCGCTTCCCGAACGACATTCACGCGATGCTGGAGCGCTACCCGTGGCCCGGCAACGTCCGCGAGCTGCGCAACGCCATCGAACGGCTCGTGCTCCTCGCACAAGGCGGCACCGTTTCGAGTGAGAATCTTCCCGAGGAGATTCGCGGTCACCTGGGCATCGGGTCGATCGCACCGCGGCCTCCCGGCCGCGACACGCTGGTGGCGATCGAAGATCGCATCCCGTCCATCGGAGCCGGACCGATGTCTCCGCCGGCCGTCCGGGTCGAGCCGGGCTCGGAGACGCGCCCCATTCCGGTGTTCGCCGACACCCCGCCGGGCTCGTCGCCCGGCTCGGGGCCGGCCTCGGCGTCGCTGGAAGACGAGATCTCGCGAATCGAGAAGGCCCGCATCCTCGAAGCGCTCGAGAAGTGTGCGGGCAATCAAACGCGAGCGGCGGAGATGCTTGGCATCACCCGCCGCGTGCTCATCGGAAAAATGGAAAAGTACGGGATGCCGCGGCCGCGGAAGTAG
- a CDS encoding GNAT family N-acetyltransferase → MEPLEASRTAARPVSVALWDASAVEPLMGDWARLAACAIEPNPFFEPWFLRPAIKAFGDDDVRLLTVRVDGTLALLVPVLATRRVLGLPMSGLRTFRHDYDPLGTPLVHRDYAAEAVGALLDGAAGPDAGHQARVLLLTDVRGDGAFRAALIEALRARQAPLFVVEAHTRALFRPAASADAFVERIFSTRQLKDLRRRERRLAESGAVEYGVDCTEMEGERFAAEFLAVEASGWKGEGGTALASKPLHRTFFEEVLRGAARERKLEGLWLRVGGAPVAMFCAVRGGPELFAWKVAYDEALRENVAGDPP, encoded by the coding sequence ATGGAGCCGCTCGAAGCCTCGCGCACCGCCGCGCGTCCCGTCTCCGTCGCGCTCTGGGACGCTTCAGCGGTTGAGCCGTTGATGGGCGACTGGGCGCGGCTCGCTGCCTGCGCCATCGAGCCCAATCCGTTCTTTGAGCCTTGGTTCTTGCGCCCGGCGATCAAGGCCTTTGGCGACGACGATGTGCGCTTGCTCACGGTCCGCGTCGACGGCACGCTCGCCTTGCTTGTGCCGGTGCTGGCCACGCGCCGCGTCTTGGGCCTTCCCATGTCGGGGCTCCGCACCTTCCGCCACGACTACGATCCGCTCGGCACCCCGCTCGTGCACCGCGACTACGCGGCGGAGGCCGTCGGGGCGCTCCTCGACGGAGCGGCCGGTCCCGACGCCGGTCACCAGGCTCGCGTGCTGCTGCTCACCGACGTGCGAGGTGATGGCGCCTTTCGCGCCGCCTTGATCGAGGCCCTGCGTGCTCGGCAGGCACCGCTCTTCGTCGTCGAGGCGCACACGCGCGCGCTCTTCCGTCCGGCCGCGAGCGCAGACGCGTTTGTCGAGCGGATCTTCTCCACGCGGCAACTGAAGGACTTGCGTCGTCGTGAGCGTCGCCTCGCCGAGAGCGGCGCCGTTGAATACGGTGTAGACTGCACGGAAATGGAGGGCGAGCGATTCGCCGCCGAGTTCCTCGCGGTCGAGGCTTCGGGGTGGAAGGGGGAGGGGGGCACGGCGCTCGCGTCCAAGCCTCTGCACCGGACCTTCTTCGAGGAGGTGCTGAGGGGCGCGGCGCGGGAGCGGAAGCTCGAAGGGCTGTGGCTTCGTGTTGGCGGCGCGCCGGTCGCGATGTTCTGCGCCGTTCGCGGGGGCCCCGAGCTGTTCGCCTGGAAGGTTGCGTACGACGAGGCGCTTCGCGAAAATGTCGCCGGGGATCCTCCTTGA
- a CDS encoding oligosaccharide flippase family protein, protein MSLAARTVRGAAVSVAAGLTSRLIGLVATLLLTHFLAPAEYGEVAIATIVVMTVFQFSSLAVGVYLTSHPKAGPDVVFHATVIHVTLATVALVLSLIVSQAGAFFQVPQLGRFAPLLALAFYVDRLAAMPERMLLRKLAFPRVSMTRALGEVTYAATAIVFAVSGAGGMAVVFGNLARSFLRSGILLRSVRLAEWASPVKLDRGLLATLARHGFWVSLGALTDFAARKWDNVIVGKMFGPSVAGTYNLAYNLAELPALQVGEPINDVLQVTYAHAPEGERENALRRSMAILALVMGPLAFGLAAVAQTVTLVVFPAKWSGLGPMMTVLAILSFLRPVEGAVASYLYARAVPRIVGTVESVGLVLVLGLLWTVGRTSPLAATLAVLGAVVLRGLLYGIAVRIVEKMRVLALFFAVLPPLLASIAMAAVVGPIPHWVTWGPKVTLAVQVLVGAVAYPVFALLLARTASRDFLKLVRESLLRRRR, encoded by the coding sequence ATGTCTCTCGCCGCTCGCACCGTGCGGGGTGCCGCTGTGAGCGTCGCCGCCGGCCTTACGTCGCGCCTTATCGGCCTCGTCGCGACGTTGCTGCTCACGCACTTCCTCGCGCCAGCGGAATACGGCGAAGTGGCCATCGCGACGATCGTCGTGATGACGGTGTTCCAGTTCTCGTCGCTCGCCGTGGGCGTTTACCTCACGTCCCATCCGAAGGCGGGGCCCGACGTCGTCTTTCACGCGACGGTGATCCACGTCACCTTGGCGACCGTCGCGCTCGTGCTCTCGCTCATCGTGAGCCAGGCGGGCGCGTTCTTTCAGGTGCCCCAACTCGGGCGCTTTGCTCCGCTGCTCGCTCTAGCGTTCTACGTCGACCGACTGGCGGCGATGCCCGAGCGGATGCTGCTTCGGAAGCTGGCCTTTCCCCGGGTGAGCATGACGCGCGCCCTCGGCGAGGTCACGTATGCGGCGACGGCCATCGTGTTCGCCGTCAGCGGCGCTGGTGGCATGGCCGTCGTGTTCGGCAACCTCGCGCGGTCGTTTCTGCGGAGCGGCATTCTTCTTCGCTCCGTGCGCCTCGCCGAGTGGGCGTCGCCGGTGAAGCTCGACCGAGGCCTGCTGGCGACGCTCGCGCGTCACGGCTTCTGGGTGAGCCTCGGCGCGCTGACGGATTTTGCAGCGCGCAAATGGGACAACGTCATCGTGGGCAAGATGTTCGGCCCGTCGGTCGCCGGCACCTACAACCTTGCCTACAACCTCGCGGAGCTTCCCGCGCTCCAGGTCGGCGAGCCCATCAACGACGTCCTGCAGGTCACCTACGCGCACGCGCCCGAAGGTGAGCGCGAGAACGCGCTCCGTCGCTCGATGGCGATCCTCGCGCTCGTCATGGGGCCACTGGCCTTCGGCCTCGCCGCGGTGGCGCAGACGGTGACGCTCGTGGTCTTTCCGGCGAAGTGGTCGGGCCTCGGGCCCATGATGACGGTCCTCGCGATCTTGTCGTTCCTGCGGCCCGTCGAGGGCGCCGTGGCCTCGTACCTCTACGCTCGCGCCGTGCCGCGCATCGTCGGCACGGTGGAGTCCGTGGGCCTCGTCTTGGTGCTCGGCCTCCTTTGGACCGTGGGCCGAACGAGCCCCTTGGCAGCCACGCTGGCGGTCCTCGGCGCCGTGGTGCTCCGCGGCTTGCTCTACGGCATCGCCGTTCGCATCGTCGAGAAGATGCGCGTCTTGGCCCTCTTCTTCGCGGTCTTGCCACCGCTGCTCGCCTCCATCGCCATGGCGGCGGTCGTCGGGCCGATTCCCCACTGGGTCACCTGGGGACCGAAGGTGACGCTCGCCGTCCAAGTCCTTGTCGGCGCTGTCGCTTACCCGGTCTTTGCGTTGCTCTTGGCGCGCACCGCCTCGCGTGACTTCCTGAAGCTCGTTCGCGAATCGCTGCTGCGCCGCCGCCGCTGA
- the hydA gene encoding dihydropyrimidinase encodes MGRTLIKGGTVVTAVDTYAADVLIDGERIVAMFDPSAAPAGTFDKTIDATGKLIMPGGIDAHTHLDMPFGGTTSSDDFETGTLAAAHGGTTCIVDFAIQAKGENLRKGLDTWHGKAEGKAAVDYAFHLIMTDVNDQTIPEMKSIVDDGVTSFKMFMAYPGVLHVDDGQIFRGMQRAGELGALICMHAENGIPIDILVAQAIAKGHTSPVYHALTRPQIAEAEGTFRAICLAEMAGSPVYMVHLSAERALKQVVEARDRGLPTYAETCPQYLFLSEDDLARPDFEGAKFVCTPPLRPAHMQEDMWRGLRTNDLQVVSTDHCPFCMKGQKELGKDSFAKIPNGMPGVETRMYLLWDGGVRKGRISMNRFVEITSTAPAKIFGLYPKKGTIAVGADADLLVWDPEKKHVLSQKTLHMRVDYSPFEGQEVTGAATHVFSRGKLVVENGSYVGKKGDGRFTKRRTFSL; translated from the coding sequence ATGGGTCGAACGTTGATCAAGGGGGGAACCGTCGTCACCGCCGTCGACACCTACGCGGCCGACGTGCTCATCGATGGCGAACGCATCGTGGCGATGTTCGACCCGAGCGCCGCTCCGGCGGGCACCTTCGACAAGACCATCGACGCCACCGGCAAGCTCATTATGCCGGGCGGCATCGACGCCCACACGCACCTCGACATGCCCTTCGGCGGCACCACGTCGAGCGACGACTTCGAGACGGGAACGCTCGCGGCCGCGCACGGTGGCACCACCTGCATCGTCGACTTCGCCATCCAGGCGAAGGGCGAGAACCTGCGCAAGGGCCTCGACACCTGGCACGGCAAGGCTGAGGGGAAAGCCGCCGTCGACTACGCGTTTCACCTCATCATGACCGACGTCAACGATCAGACGATCCCGGAGATGAAGTCGATCGTCGACGACGGCGTGACGTCGTTCAAGATGTTCATGGCCTACCCGGGGGTCTTGCACGTCGACGACGGGCAGATCTTCCGTGGCATGCAGCGGGCCGGCGAGCTTGGCGCGCTCATCTGCATGCACGCCGAGAACGGCATCCCCATCGACATCCTCGTGGCGCAAGCCATCGCGAAGGGGCACACATCGCCGGTCTATCACGCGCTCACGCGGCCCCAGATCGCCGAGGCCGAGGGGACGTTCCGCGCCATCTGCCTCGCGGAAATGGCCGGCTCTCCCGTCTACATGGTGCACCTCTCGGCGGAGCGCGCCCTAAAGCAGGTCGTCGAGGCCCGCGATCGCGGCTTGCCGACGTACGCCGAGACCTGCCCGCAGTACCTCTTCCTCTCCGAAGACGACCTCGCGCGGCCCGACTTCGAAGGCGCCAAGTTCGTGTGCACGCCGCCGCTCCGGCCCGCCCACATGCAAGAAGACATGTGGCGAGGCCTTCGGACGAATGATCTGCAGGTGGTCTCCACCGACCATTGTCCCTTCTGCATGAAGGGCCAGAAGGAGCTCGGTAAGGACTCCTTCGCGAAGATCCCAAACGGCATGCCCGGCGTCGAAACGCGCATGTACCTCCTGTGGGACGGAGGCGTCCGCAAGGGCCGCATCTCGATGAATCGCTTCGTCGAGATCACGAGCACGGCGCCCGCGAAGATCTTCGGCCTCTATCCGAAGAAGGGGACCATCGCCGTAGGGGCCGACGCCGATCTCCTCGTGTGGGATCCCGAGAAGAAGCACGTGCTCAGCCAGAAGACGCTGCACATGCGCGTCGACTACTCGCCCTTCGAAGGGCAAGAGGTCACCGGCGCCGCCACCCACGTCTTCTCGCGCGGCAAGCTCGTGGTCGAGAACGGGAGCTACGTCGGCAAGAAGGGCGACGGGCGCTTCACGAAGCGGCGCACGTTCTCGCTCTAG
- a CDS encoding radical SAM protein: MDIGPRPRSLPIAPKAPPAKKRLPLADETRPIDQKWRPIYTVWEITLACDLACRHCGSRAGRERPDELSTAEALDMVRQLAELGCKEVTLIGGEAYLRDDWTEITKAIVGYGMRCGITSGGRNFTKERARAAKEAGIASVSISVDGYKETHDALRGVKGSYDAALQAMRNLREAGIPVTANTQINRASVREMEGLLEILIAEGIRSWQIQLTVAMGRAADEPGILLEPYQMIEVMPMVARIKKRTQQAKVALWPGNNVGYFGPYETLLKGTMPRGHMASCGAGRSTLGIEANGDIKGCPSLPTADWVGGNIRENTLKDVWERTAPLRYTRDRTVEDLDGYCRTCYYADTCRAGCSWTTHVLFGKPGNNPFCHHRALELLREGKRERIVKVEEAAGLPFDHGKFEIVLEDWPAGELETAQKLAETGEGWLAP; this comes from the coding sequence ATGGATATCGGGCCCCGTCCTCGCAGCCTCCCCATCGCGCCCAAGGCGCCACCAGCGAAGAAGCGCCTTCCCTTGGCCGATGAGACTCGTCCCATCGACCAAAAGTGGCGGCCCATCTACACCGTCTGGGAGATCACCCTCGCCTGCGATCTCGCCTGCCGCCACTGCGGGTCGCGTGCCGGTCGCGAGCGCCCCGACGAGCTCAGCACGGCGGAGGCCCTCGACATGGTGCGCCAGCTCGCCGAGCTCGGCTGCAAGGAGGTGACGCTGATCGGCGGCGAGGCCTACCTCCGAGACGACTGGACCGAGATCACCAAAGCCATTGTTGGCTACGGCATGCGGTGCGGCATCACGAGCGGCGGGCGCAACTTCACCAAGGAGCGCGCGCGCGCCGCCAAGGAGGCCGGCATCGCGAGCGTGTCCATCTCGGTCGACGGCTACAAGGAGACCCACGACGCGCTCCGCGGCGTCAAAGGCAGCTACGACGCGGCCCTTCAGGCGATGCGTAACCTCCGCGAAGCGGGCATCCCTGTCACCGCCAACACGCAGATCAACCGCGCGAGCGTCCGCGAGATGGAGGGCCTGCTCGAGATCCTCATCGCCGAGGGCATTCGCTCCTGGCAGATCCAGCTCACCGTGGCCATGGGCCGCGCCGCTGACGAGCCGGGGATCTTGCTCGAGCCCTACCAAATGATCGAAGTGATGCCGATGGTGGCGCGCATCAAGAAGCGCACCCAACAGGCGAAGGTCGCGCTTTGGCCTGGCAACAACGTCGGCTACTTCGGGCCCTACGAGACGCTCCTCAAGGGAACGATGCCGCGCGGGCACATGGCCTCCTGCGGCGCGGGCCGTTCGACCCTTGGCATCGAAGCCAACGGCGACATCAAGGGCTGCCCGTCTTTGCCCACCGCCGACTGGGTCGGCGGCAACATCCGCGAGAACACCCTGAAGGACGTCTGGGAGCGAACGGCACCGTTGCGCTATACACGCGATCGCACCGTCGAGGATCTCGACGGCTACTGCCGCACTTGTTACTACGCCGACACGTGCCGCGCCGGCTGCTCTTGGACCACGCACGTCCTCTTTGGCAAGCCAGGCAACAACCCGTTCTGCCACCACCGCGCCCTCGAGCTGCTTCGCGAGGGCAAGCGCGAGCGCATCGTGAAGGTCGAAGAAGCCGCGGGGCTCCCCTTCGACCACGGAAAGTTCGAGATCGTCCTCGAGGACTGGCCCGCGGGAGAGCTGGAAACGGCGCAAAAATTGGCGGAAACAGGCGAGGGCTGGCTGGCTCCCTGA